The Lolium rigidum isolate FL_2022 chromosome 1, APGP_CSIRO_Lrig_0.1, whole genome shotgun sequence region ACCACACCATCTTACATTTTATTGGCAAATACACACAATAAGTAATACCATACATATTCTACATTATGGTtttctcaacaaatatgagccatTTGTAAGAAAATATGAGGCATTTCAAAGCAAATAGGAATCATTTCTAAGCAATTTTTTTGGCATCTCTATCACCATACATATAATACATCACATATCATGCATGAAAATAAACCAAATCATGTGGGGTTTCATATCCAAGGATCATGTAGGGTTTCATGTCTAAACCAAATCCAAATCCATGAAAATAAACAATCACATCAAGTGTTTCATGTTTAAATCTTACCAAATCAGTGAAAATCTTGGATGAAAAGAAGGGAATCGGATGAGAATACCTCAATGGATGGGTTAGGAAGGCACTCCATGGACAAATATGCAGAAATCCACAAAATCTTGACAGGGATTTGAGAAGGCGAGAGAGGAGCAGCCGCTGGTTGTCACATGGAATAAAAGGAAATAAAGAAAAGAGTTGAGCCACACAGAAAGGTTAGATCAGTAAAATAGTTTAACTAAAAGGTATTACGTGCAATAGTTCCAGCAAAGAGTTATTTTTGTTAAAATAGCCCCTAGCACCACAGGCCGGTCCCAGCGAAGAAGAAATAACCGAAAGTCGCGTGCGACGAAAAGCCAGCTTCATTCCTTCCGGTACCGGCGAAAGAATCAGCGGTGGTAAGCTGACAAAACCACGACCGATAGAGCTACTGCGAAACCGACCATACGTACTTAGTTCGAGTGGGACGAGGTTTCGTGGCCACTGATCGCCCGACGCCGCGCGTCGTCAATCCCAACGAGCGGCTCACGGCCGATCCCACCGATGCTTgcagcggcggaagagaggacgCGCGACGAGCACACATTGCCGCCATGTTCGATGGAGCGCCGTGCCCCACTGCCGCGTGGGAGTGAGTGAGCGGGACGGCCTCGCTCCCTCCACGTCCGTCCTTCCTTCCTCGCCAACGTAGAAGAAGAGCTCGGCTTGCATCCATGTCCACGGAAACTTGCACCTGTAGTACGATACGGGAGAGTAGAACACCACACATCACCCAGCCCAGGGATCGGAGGAGGGAAAAAGATCTCCATCACCAGCTCACAATTAACCTCTCTCCTCGTCCCGCCCAGCGTCGTCGTCTTTAAATACGCGCGCGCCTCGACCGCCACCGGCCGTCTCCTCCTTCCTGGAACGCTCCACACAGTCTGTACGTGCCTACGATCGAAACATGGAAGCTTCCCAAGGGATGCGTTGCGCGCTGTGCGGTGCGGGGGCGGACGTGCACTGCGCCGCCGACGCGGCGTTCCTCTGCGTCCCGTGCGACGCCCAGGTGCACGGCGCCAACTTCCtcgcctcgcgccaccgccgcacgCGCGTGTCGGCGCCTAACAAAGGccgccacgacgacgacgacgacgcgtccGGGACGACGTCCTCCAGCTCCTGCGTCTCCACGGCCGACTCCGCGACGACGACGTCGATGGCGCCAAAGCAGCGGGGGCGGAAGCCCAGGCGGGCTCACCGCGggcggggcgaggtggttcttgaGGTCTGGGCCAAGCGGACGGGCATCGTCGCGCCGGGTGcggcgcggcgtgtcgccgcgGCGCCACGCGTGCCGCTGCGGGTCGCCATGGCGGCCGCGCTGTGGCGTTACATCGCGACGCACGgcgtccacgaggccggccgccggcggcgacgcCCTCGGGCAGCTGAGGTCTGCGCTCGCGTGCCGGCGAGGCTCCTCGTCGCGGTGGCGTCGTCCATGGGGAGCGCGCGTGTGAAGCGAGCGGCCGCCCTGGGCAACGAGGAAGGCTGGGGCGAGTGCTCCTCAGCTCAGATCAGGCCGCACTTGTTCCACTGATATTCTGCAACTGCAAGAAATGACTCCACTGATCTCTGCAAGACATGAATCCTGAGATGGCCCAGCTTAATTAATTTGCTTGCTCCTTTATATTCCCATACTACTGTAGATTCTCCTGTAAAGTTCTTCTCGTAGATAAGTACAGCTTAGGAGCGTACGATGTAATCCAAACACGGATGATGTCATGGGACTGAAGTGATCCTATTTCCTCGTAATTTAGTTGAATGACTGAGAATTAGGCTTCTGGACTAATTGTTGACGTGTAACATGCTACTGAACAATTgcttactacctccatcccaaaaggTTAAGGCTTATACTATTTTTACAAAGTTAAACTATGTTAAATTTGACCAAGTTTCAatcaaatcattaacatgcaaaatacaaatttaacattattagatagataataacatatatttttgtatgagaaACTACAGAATATCATATTTGTTAATAAATTTAtctaaaagtttgatcaaactttatttGGTGTAAGTTTTCTAAAAAATACGGGCATTATTAAGCTTCATGATGGAGATAGTAGTATTATTTACTTCGTCCGTCCTTGAATAGGTGTAGTTTCATCTATTGTGCTTAAACAAACATTACAAACTTTAGCTACCTTTTTAATAGAAAAATTCTTTTATTACACTAAACTAGTATCACTAATTTAATTTTAAAATATACTCTCTCTAGTGAACTAGAAAAACTTTGACAAATAAAATGGTCAAAAAATATGAATTTTacatgttaaaaaaattatatataccACTAAGAACttcttttaaatatgaatctCATGGTATAACTTTTGCACATATAGTTAATATTTCATTGATTAAATTAATGGTTAAATTCTTTCTTAAAGTACATGTGTGCCTATTAAACTGAATTGGAATCAGGTACGCCATACATAAGGGAGGCGGCGTCGACATGCCGTTCCTGAAAGAGAGGAAGGATATAAGCATTTTGACGGAATGTCATATTATATAAGTCGAGCAGGCAGCTGATTTCGCGTATCAaatcaaagaagtgggtatcgttAGCAAATGTTGCGGCCAAAGCCATTTGTAAGACAAGCTGAATATGATTTCACGTGCCAAATTAGTACTATTAGCAAATGTTTCTATACATGCAAATTCATGGTAATTCTATAATTGTAAGCCTCTCTTTATGCTATCATAACATGTGTGTAGTGTTAGCAAGTTAAATTACCTCCTCACATAATAGACATTACTATATAAGATTACTGATATTGTAGGCATCCAACAGGGTATAAATATGCTTCATAGAATCGTCTAGACAAAAAAAGTGTGTGAGCCGGTGCGCAACCTGCATAGTATCGCCAACAGAGTTATGTTGATTCTTTGAATGTCAAAGTATTGTGTGTTCACAACTTGCTATTTTTTAGCTTTATCCATGAAGATATAGATTCATATTTCAATTGACCAATTTTTTATATACATATTTAGTTTTTTATATGATAAACTTTTTTACTTACTTCTAATAATTTCTAACAAATGACCAAAATTATTTCAAATATAAGATTTATTTTATTTCTTGTGAGAATTTGTTGACAAAAATGTACTAGTCCACTAACATGCATTTTATGTGATATAATCACATCTATAAGAATTAAAAAATGAAAGATAGTGACATCTCTTTCGTGACAAGTCATTTCTTAATGAAGCAAAATAAATCTTATTGTGAAATCATATGAATTTCAATTTTTAAATTAACAATACTTAATCTACGCTACAAAGTATTAAGTTACAATATTTTATTATACATTTTCTACGTCTAGCGTGAAAAACTACGGTTTCGCTAAGCTACAGCAATTTTATTTTGAGCAGAGACCAGAGAGACCGGGAGCGCAAAATCACATAcctttagggtgtgtttggtagcccgggccaGTAGAGAATCGCTATCTACACTCATACAAGCTGACCCTAGCTAAGCTGAGTTGGGATATTCTCACGTGTTTGGTAGCTCGGCTGTGTTGAGATATGTTGAGTGCGTCCCTTGTTTGGTGGTTGTATACTTGTATGGACCGAGAGATGCTGAATAATTTGCACTGAAGCCCCTGAATACAAATATGAAAGCAATCGGATCCCTATACATAGAAATAAAAAGCTATCAAATCCCTATAGATAGAAaacaaaagcaatcgggtccctgctGTGGCCGTGGCttgccgtggccgtggtggcgcC contains the following coding sequences:
- the LOC124663304 gene encoding B-box zinc finger protein 32-like, with amino-acid sequence MEASQGMRCALCGAGADVHCAADAAFLCVPCDAQVHGANFLASRHRRTRVSAPNKGRHDDDDDASGTTSSSSCVSTADSATTTSMAPKQRGRKPRRAHRGRGEVVLEVWAKRTGIVAPGAARRVAAAPRVPLRVAMAAALWRYIATHGVHEAGRRRRRPRAAEVCARVPARLLVAVASSMGSARVKRAAALGNEEGWGECSSAQIRPHLFH